In the genome of Deltaproteobacteria bacterium, the window GATATATCCGATGATAAGCTTCGCGCCAAGTTTTCCAAATATTTGAGTAAATTCGGCGGCAGGCTGCAATACTCGGTCTTTGAAATCCGAAACAGCGAAAGGGTGCTGGAAAATATCACGACGCATATCACGCACTATTTTGAAAAGAAATTTTCGCAAAATGACAGCGTGATGATTTTCAATCTCAGCAAGCAGTGTAAAATCACCCGCTATGGCTATGCTAAAAATGATGAAACCGACTTGGTGATAGTATAAAACT includes:
- the cas2 gene encoding CRISPR-associated endonuclease Cas2: MLIISYDISDDKLRAKFSKYLSKFGGRLQYSVFEIRNSERVLENITTHITHYFEKKFSQNDSVMIFNLSKQCKITRYGYAKNDETDLVIV